From a region of the Chitinophagales bacterium genome:
- a CDS encoding DUF4197 domain-containing protein, with product MIRFPLSIFLVIGWYCSSLAQVAHPSSSTSQSTRPGATTTVPSTTGNTSSAEDNITDALSGLGSDNMVNGLKEALSVSAINSSTILSAKDGFFKNQAIKILLPPDVKMVETKLRSIGLGSEVDKALLSMNRAAEEAAKDAAPIFISAIKSMSVNDAVGLVKGPKDAATQYLKKTTSAQLTQQFSPVISKALDKTEATKYWSDVFGTYNKLPFVQPVNPDLDKYVTQKALDGLFYTMAAEEAKIRKDPAGTANSLIESVFGKH from the coding sequence ATGATAAGGTTTCCGCTCTCCATTTTCTTGGTTATTGGTTGGTACTGTTCTTCCCTTGCACAGGTAGCCCATCCCTCATCTTCCACATCGCAATCAACAAGGCCGGGTGCCACCACAACAGTTCCTTCAACAACCGGTAATACATCTTCTGCGGAAGATAATATCACAGATGCTTTGTCAGGCTTGGGCAGCGATAACATGGTTAACGGATTAAAGGAGGCACTCAGTGTCAGTGCCATTAACAGCTCAACGATACTGTCAGCCAAGGATGGGTTTTTTAAGAACCAGGCAATAAAGATTTTATTGCCTCCCGATGTCAAGATGGTAGAAACAAAACTTCGTTCCATCGGACTGGGCAGTGAAGTGGACAAGGCTTTGCTGAGTATGAACCGGGCTGCAGAAGAAGCGGCCAAAGATGCAGCGCCAATATTTATCAGTGCAATAAAAAGCATGTCAGTGAATGATGCTGTAGGGTTGGTGAAGGGGCCAAAAGATGCCGCGACACAGTATCTGAAAAAAACTACCTCTGCACAGCTGACACAGCAGTTTTCGCCGGTAATCAGCAAAGCGCTCGATAAAACGGAAGCTACAAAATACTGGAGCGATGTATTCGGCACCTATAATAAGCTTCCCTTCGTTCAACCGGTGAACCCTGATCTTGACAAATATGTAACCCAAAAAGCGCTTGACGGCTTATTTTATACAATGGCAGCGGAAGAAGCAAAAATCAGGAAAGACCCTGCCGGAACAGCGAATAGTCTGATTGAATCGGTGTTCGGAAAACACTGA
- a CDS encoding competence/damage-inducible protein A — protein sequence MNATIITIGDELLIGQVVDTNSAWMGQELNKIGVFVIRKIAVGDDKNEIISALHEAHSLSDLILITGGLGPTRDDITKHTLCEYFNTRLVFHEEIFALVKGFFDRYKRPMPASNRGQAELPESCIPIINNNGTAPGMWFDHEGKVYVSMPGVPWEMKLMMTDKVLPEIKKRFRIPFILHKTILTQGIGESYLAEKIQDIEEAFPPGFKLAYLPYLSSVRLRITARGDDRAYLEQTINQLTQQLKNRISEFIWGYDDEVLEAVVGDLLRKRKATVSTAESCTGGLIAYRITSVPGASDYFSGSIISYADNVKHNLLGVSNETLLQYGAVSEATVCEMAQGVLSKMKTSYAIAVSGIAGPDGGTDEKPVGTVWIAIAGSAKTVARKFLFSGNRERNMELTSINALNMLRKFLLDPEFSA from the coding sequence ATGAATGCAACCATTATCACTATAGGCGACGAATTGCTTATCGGGCAGGTAGTCGATACGAACTCCGCCTGGATGGGCCAGGAACTAAATAAAATTGGTGTATTTGTCATCCGGAAAATTGCCGTTGGCGATGATAAAAATGAAATCATCTCGGCATTGCATGAAGCTCACAGCCTCAGCGATCTGATACTCATTACCGGAGGGCTCGGGCCAACCAGGGATGATATCACGAAGCACACACTGTGTGAATACTTTAATACAAGGCTGGTATTCCACGAAGAAATTTTTGCTCTGGTGAAAGGTTTTTTTGATCGTTATAAACGGCCAATGCCGGCAAGTAACCGCGGGCAGGCCGAGCTGCCTGAAAGCTGCATACCAATCATCAACAATAATGGCACTGCCCCGGGCATGTGGTTTGACCATGAAGGAAAAGTTTACGTTTCCATGCCCGGCGTACCATGGGAAATGAAACTGATGATGACGGACAAAGTGCTGCCTGAAATAAAAAAACGGTTCAGGATACCTTTCATTCTTCACAAAACCATCCTGACACAAGGAATCGGCGAATCCTACCTGGCTGAAAAAATACAGGATATTGAAGAAGCATTTCCACCCGGCTTCAAACTGGCTTACCTCCCCTATCTCTCTTCCGTTCGGTTACGCATCACAGCACGCGGCGATGACCGCGCCTACCTGGAACAAACTATCAATCAGCTGACCCAACAGCTAAAAAACAGAATCTCGGAATTCATCTGGGGTTATGACGATGAAGTGCTGGAAGCAGTTGTAGGCGATTTGCTGAGAAAGCGTAAGGCAACGGTGAGTACGGCAGAGAGTTGCACCGGTGGATTGATTGCTTACCGGATCACTTCGGTGCCGGGCGCTTCAGATTATTTTTCAGGCAGCATCATCAGTTACGCCGATAACGTCAAACACAACCTGTTAGGTGTCAGCAATGAGACATTGCTGCAATATGGAGCCGTGAGCGAAGCAACCGTTTGTGAGATGGCTCAGGGTGTGCTTTCGAAAATGAAAACGAGCTATGCCATTGCCGTTTCCGGTATTGCAGGTCCTGACGGAGGTACTGATGAAAAGCCCGTCGGTACAGTTTGGATAGCTATAGCAGGAAGTGCAAAAACGGTTGCCCGGAAATTTCTTTTCTCCGGCAACCGCGAAAGGAACATGGAGTTAACTTCGATCAATGCTTTGAACATGCTTAGAAAATTTTTACTGGATCCGGAATTTTCCGCCTGA
- a CDS encoding 2-oxo acid dehydrogenase subunit E2: MAEVELIMPKMGESIMEATILKWLKNVGDSIAVDEPVLEIATDKVDSEVPSTHAGKLSKIFYQVNDVVPVGKVIALLETDASVSPKPVTPVSSPVVQENKQPVVKSTEAAAQPVQPAVTVGRFYSPLVLNIARSENIAMSVLDTIAGTGEGGRVTKKDILNFVQQGGSKTTVPVPEKTASGPVPTPAAPAVAVSGNVEIIEMDRMRKMIADHMVMSKRTSAHVTSFVEADVTNLVLWRDRVKKDFEKREGEKITFTPLFIEAVVKALKDFPLVNSSTNGTQIIRKKDINIGMAAALPSGNLIVPVIKNADTKNLVGLTKEVNDLAKRARAGQLKPHEIEGGTFTLTNVGTFGNLMGTPIINQPQVAIMATGAIKKKPAVLETTQGDVIAIRHMMFLSLSYDHRIVDGALGGSFLRKVADYLESFDPKREY, from the coding sequence ATGGCAGAAGTGGAATTGATCATGCCCAAGATGGGAGAAAGTATTATGGAAGCAACCATCTTAAAGTGGTTGAAGAATGTAGGTGACAGCATTGCCGTTGATGAACCTGTGCTGGAAATCGCCACCGATAAGGTTGATTCAGAAGTACCTTCCACGCATGCAGGTAAACTGAGTAAGATATTCTACCAGGTTAATGATGTTGTGCCTGTTGGTAAAGTGATTGCTTTGCTTGAAACAGATGCATCGGTTTCTCCAAAACCGGTCACACCGGTCTCTTCACCGGTCGTTCAGGAAAATAAACAACCGGTTGTAAAATCAACAGAAGCTGCAGCACAACCTGTTCAGCCTGCCGTTACGGTAGGCAGGTTTTATTCTCCTTTGGTATTGAATATAGCCAGAAGTGAAAATATTGCCATGTCGGTGCTTGACACAATTGCGGGAACCGGTGAAGGCGGACGCGTTACGAAGAAAGATATCCTGAACTTTGTTCAGCAAGGTGGATCAAAAACCACTGTGCCGGTGCCAGAGAAAACAGCAAGTGGACCAGTGCCCACACCAGCGGCACCTGCTGTTGCTGTCAGCGGAAATGTGGAAATTATTGAGATGGACCGCATGCGCAAAATGATTGCTGATCACATGGTGATGAGCAAGCGTACCTCAGCCCATGTTACCAGCTTCGTGGAAGCGGATGTTACGAATCTCGTATTGTGGCGCGATCGTGTGAAAAAAGACTTTGAAAAACGCGAAGGCGAGAAAATCACCTTCACACCGCTCTTTATTGAAGCTGTTGTGAAAGCACTTAAAGATTTTCCATTGGTCAACTCATCCACCAACGGTACGCAGATCATCCGCAAAAAGGATATCAACATCGGTATGGCAGCTGCATTACCCAGCGGTAACCTGATTGTGCCTGTAATTAAAAATGCAGACACTAAAAATCTAGTTGGGCTTACAAAAGAGGTGAATGATCTTGCGAAGCGCGCCAGGGCAGGCCAGCTGAAGCCACATGAAATTGAAGGCGGCACCTTCACGCTTACCAATGTCGGCACGTTTGGTAACCTGATGGGCACACCCATTATCAATCAGCCACAAGTTGCCATCATGGCCACCGGCGCCATTAAGAAAAAACCTGCGGTGCTTGAAACAACACAAGGTGATGTGATTGCCATCCGGCATATGATGTTTCTTTCTTTGTCTTATGATCACCGGATTGTGGATGGTGCATTGGGCGGATCATTCCTGAGAAAAGTTGCGGATTACCTTGAGTCATTTGACCCGAAACGTGAATACTAA
- a CDS encoding NUDIX domain-containing protein — MKKIFIQNSTLYLAGRNGAKKICSALQKERKEFTLMNFKGTPMREELVAQLASSAAGTNLLLVDDSSVAMEKAFFDTHQLIHAAGGVVFNEDGRLLMIYRRGKWDLPKGKLDEGETIKHAAIREIEEETGVSALKIIRPVKFLFNKQPCTYHTYDLNGRKMLKATYWFKMMSKDRRTPKPQAEEDIATVEWSSAELVREHLKNSYPAIAEVISESGMKY; from the coding sequence GTGAAAAAGATATTTATTCAAAACAGCACACTTTATTTGGCCGGTAGAAACGGGGCTAAGAAAATCTGTTCTGCTTTACAGAAAGAGCGGAAGGAATTTACCCTGATGAATTTCAAAGGCACGCCCATGAGGGAAGAACTGGTTGCTCAGTTAGCATCATCTGCAGCAGGAACTAATCTGTTGCTGGTAGATGATTCATCTGTTGCCATGGAAAAAGCATTTTTTGATACACATCAACTGATTCATGCAGCCGGTGGTGTAGTATTCAATGAAGATGGCAGGCTGCTGATGATTTACCGGCGTGGCAAGTGGGATTTGCCAAAGGGCAAGCTGGATGAAGGAGAAACAATAAAACATGCAGCCATCCGTGAGATTGAAGAAGAAACAGGTGTATCTGCGCTGAAGATTATCAGGCCGGTAAAATTTCTTTTCAATAAACAGCCATGCACCTATCATACCTATGATTTGAATGGAAGGAAGATGTTAAAGGCGACTTACTGGTTTAAAATGATGAGCAAGGATCGCCGAACACCAAAGCCACAGGCGGAAGAGGATATAGCAACTGTAGAGTGGAGTTCCGCTGAATTGGTTAGGGAACACCTGAAAAATTCTTATCCTGCTATCGCGGAAGTTATCAGCGAATCGGGAATGAAATATTGA
- the pyrE gene encoding orotate phosphoribosyltransferase, protein MAEKMASLLLQIDAVKLNLQQPYTWSSGWKSPIYCDNRLTLSFPEIRTFIKESLTSLIREHYPDTELLAGVATAGIAHGVLAADELGIPFCYVRSSAKGHGLGNKIEGLALPGQKVLVVEDLISTGGSSLAVVHALREAGCSVSGLIAIFNYGFPVAEEHILQAGCTFYTLTDYATLVKEAYKKGTVGAGDLQTLEQWRLSPSTWGMPQ, encoded by the coding sequence ATTGCTGAAAAGATGGCCTCGCTGTTACTGCAAATTGATGCCGTTAAACTCAACCTGCAACAGCCTTACACCTGGTCGAGCGGCTGGAAATCTCCCATCTATTGTGATAACCGGCTCACGTTATCGTTTCCTGAAATAAGAACATTTATCAAAGAATCCCTCACTTCGCTTATCCGTGAACATTACCCTGATACGGAATTGCTTGCAGGTGTTGCCACGGCAGGCATTGCACATGGTGTATTGGCCGCAGATGAACTCGGGATTCCTTTCTGTTATGTCCGATCATCAGCCAAAGGACACGGCCTCGGAAACAAGATTGAAGGACTGGCATTGCCCGGACAAAAAGTCCTTGTAGTAGAGGATCTGATTTCTACCGGCGGAAGCAGCCTTGCCGTTGTACATGCGCTGCGCGAAGCAGGTTGTTCGGTAAGCGGACTGATTGCCATTTTTAACTATGGTTTTCCCGTGGCAGAAGAACATATTTTACAAGCCGGATGTACGTTTTATACACTTACCGATTATGCAACACTGGTGAAAGAGGCATACAAAAAAGGGACCGTTGGTGCAGGTGATCTGCAAACGCTTGAACAATGGAGACTTTCACCGTCAACATGGGGAATGCCACAATGA
- a CDS encoding alpha/beta fold hydrolase, which translates to MLASTYRPPFYLPGGDLQSILPAISRIVTGISYRRERIYTPDQDFIDIDWVDHESTKVVLIIHGLEASSDTPYVKGMAKALHASGYRVAAMNLRGCSGETNRLVRSYHSGSTDDVGIVIEHLLQDNGCESLMLVGFSLGGNLVLKYLGEKTNVSSGIKCAVTISVPCDLEACAVHLDSRIPFLYRDRFLRTLKQKALTRIGRLPFSITQQQVRNIRTFVEFDDRYTSRLYGFENAADYYKRCSSKQFIPFIRIPTLILTALNDPFFTPACFPTEECNQSSSVFLETPAEGGHVGFCCGLFSGAYYSESRTLDFLSSPH; encoded by the coding sequence TTGCTTGCATCCACATACCGCCCTCCGTTTTACCTGCCCGGAGGTGACCTGCAATCCATCCTGCCTGCCATCAGCAGGATTGTTACAGGCATCAGCTATCGCCGGGAAAGGATCTATACACCGGATCAGGATTTTATAGATATTGACTGGGTGGATCATGAATCCACTAAGGTGGTACTGATCATTCATGGATTGGAAGCTTCTTCAGATACGCCCTATGTGAAAGGCATGGCAAAGGCACTGCATGCGTCGGGCTATCGTGTAGCTGCCATGAATCTGCGCGGGTGCAGTGGTGAAACAAACAGGCTGGTAAGATCCTATCATAGCGGCAGCACCGATGATGTCGGCATTGTGATTGAACATCTGCTGCAGGATAATGGTTGTGAATCACTGATGCTGGTTGGCTTCAGCCTTGGCGGTAACCTCGTACTCAAATACCTGGGCGAAAAAACAAACGTATCCTCCGGCATCAAATGCGCTGTTACGATATCTGTTCCCTGCGACCTCGAGGCTTGTGCTGTACATCTGGACAGCAGGATTCCTTTCCTGTACCGCGATCGTTTTCTCCGCACGCTGAAACAAAAAGCCCTCACAAGGATTGGCCGTCTTCCTTTTTCAATAACACAACAGCAAGTACGCAATATCCGCACGTTTGTTGAATTTGATGACCGATACACGAGCAGGCTATATGGTTTTGAAAACGCTGCTGACTATTACAAACGATGCAGCTCTAAGCAATTCATTCCTTTCATCCGTATTCCCACACTTATCCTGACAGCATTGAATGATCCCTTTTTTACGCCCGCTTGCTTTCCGACAGAAGAATGCAATCAGTCTTCTTCTGTTTTTCTTGAAACACCGGCTGAGGGTGGCCACGTAGGCTTTTGCTGTGGTTTATTCTCTGGGGCTTATTACAGCGAGAGCAGAACACTGGATTTTCTATCTTCTCCACATTAA
- a CDS encoding fatty acid desaturase, which yields MQTLRPITDPRYYEPAYSTYNRLLLRFISDKRDLPFIKLIVTISLSLIPLGILLYVPAINGMLWWTIAIVYTLLNNILFKGPFGLMLHCTSHRKLFNRKFRFLNHYLPWLIGPFFGQTPETYYSHHIWMHHPENNLENDRSTTMPYQRDSLLHFLYYFLDFLFVGFIRLINYFRLKHHPSLIIKCLTGELSFLLLCIALSFINLPATLVVFIVPFLLSRLVMMIGNWTQHAFIAAEDPENPYKNSITCLNTRFNRTCWNDGYHASHHIRQGMHYTQHPDFFIKNINHYMENKAIIFQGIGYLQIFWYLMRGDYVSLAKNAVNIGHTFSGDDAFIAHLKSRCLPIRRISG from the coding sequence ATGCAAACCTTACGACCGATTACAGACCCGCGCTACTATGAACCCGCGTATAGCACTTATAACAGATTGCTGCTCCGATTTATCTCCGACAAGCGTGACCTGCCTTTTATCAAACTGATCGTCACTATTTCACTTAGCCTGATTCCGCTTGGCATACTGCTGTATGTGCCAGCAATCAATGGCATGCTTTGGTGGACGATTGCCATTGTATATACGCTGCTTAATAACATTCTATTCAAGGGCCCATTCGGGTTAATGTTGCATTGCACCAGTCACAGAAAATTGTTCAACCGGAAGTTCCGATTCCTGAATCACTATCTGCCATGGTTAATCGGGCCCTTTTTCGGGCAAACACCCGAGACCTATTATAGTCATCATATCTGGATGCATCATCCGGAAAATAATCTTGAAAATGACAGAAGCACTACGATGCCCTATCAGCGTGACTCATTATTGCATTTCCTGTATTACTTTCTTGATTTTCTTTTTGTCGGGTTCATCAGGCTCATTAACTATTTCAGGTTAAAGCACCATCCGTCGCTGATCATCAAATGCCTTACAGGTGAGCTTTCATTTCTCTTACTTTGCATTGCACTTTCTTTCATTAACCTTCCTGCAACACTTGTCGTATTTATTGTGCCATTTCTTTTATCGAGACTGGTGATGATGATTGGAAACTGGACACAACATGCATTTATTGCGGCTGAAGATCCTGAAAATCCCTATAAGAATTCGATAACATGCCTGAACACCCGTTTCAACCGGACATGCTGGAACGACGGATACCATGCCTCACACCATATAAGGCAAGGGATGCACTATACACAGCATCCCGATTTCTTTATAAAAAATATCAACCACTATATGGAGAACAAGGCTATCATTTTCCAGGGGATCGGTTACCTGCAGATATTCTGGTACCTGATGCGGGGCGATTATGTTTCGCTGGCAAAAAATGCAGTAAATATTGGTCATACCTTTTCGGGCGATGATGCCTTTATTGCCCACTTAAAGTCACGATGTTTGCCTATTCGGCGAATTTCAGGTTAA
- a CDS encoding M1 family metallopeptidase, with product MQTTKFTHADTLRGMLSPTRACYDVMFYDLQLKVDVKRHYITGSNTISYRVANDFDSMQIDLFAKMKIEKILYNNLELKYRRDADAVIVRFPQQQKRGDNGAITCFYSGSPMIAKSPPWDGGFVWKKDASGLDWVGVACEGTGASLWWPCKDHLSDEPDSMSMSFTVPSGLMCVSNGNLRNNKVNTDGTVTWNWFVSYPINNYNVTFNLANYTHWHDEYMHDHDTLPLDYYVLAGNERSSSQHFEQVKLMMACFEYYFGPYPFPRDGYALVETNYWGMEHQGAIAYGNNYQNNKQGFDYIIVHESAHEWWGNNVSCSDVAELWIHESFAAYSEPLYVECTQGKDAAIKYLVGQRWSISDKYPIIGPYNVNFQGTENDNDMYNKGSWMLHTFRSVLNNDSLFFSVLKGIQLHFSMQTITTDQLIAYICQSVGKDYTFFFNQYLRYPSPPVLEYRARQKGKDTRLEYRWHTDVADFNMPVEVTDSYQSVFGTVTKTFIRLNATNDWQTVTIKGLDAGNFDVNTDMFYVKKQELK from the coding sequence ATGCAAACAACAAAGTTCACGCATGCGGATACATTACGCGGTATGTTGTCGCCCACGCGTGCGTGCTATGATGTAATGTTTTACGATTTGCAGCTGAAGGTGGATGTGAAAAGACATTATATCACAGGTAGTAATACCATCAGCTACAGGGTTGCAAATGATTTTGACTCGATGCAGATTGATTTATTCGCTAAAATGAAAATTGAAAAGATCCTTTATAATAATTTGGAATTGAAGTACCGCAGAGATGCTGATGCGGTGATCGTAAGATTTCCTCAACAGCAAAAAAGGGGGGATAACGGCGCTATTACCTGTTTCTATTCCGGCTCACCTATGATTGCCAAATCTCCGCCATGGGACGGTGGTTTCGTTTGGAAGAAGGATGCGTCAGGGCTTGATTGGGTTGGCGTTGCCTGCGAAGGAACAGGCGCTTCCCTGTGGTGGCCATGCAAGGACCACCTGAGTGATGAGCCTGATAGTATGTCCATGTCATTTACCGTCCCTTCCGGGCTGATGTGTGTTTCCAACGGAAATTTGCGTAACAATAAAGTAAACACGGATGGTACCGTTACCTGGAACTGGTTTGTCAGTTACCCGATCAACAACTACAATGTCACATTCAACCTGGCAAACTATACGCACTGGCACGATGAATACATGCACGATCATGACACGTTGCCGCTGGATTACTATGTGCTGGCCGGCAATGAACGATCTTCCAGCCAGCATTTTGAACAGGTTAAACTGATGATGGCATGTTTTGAATATTATTTCGGGCCATATCCTTTTCCCAGAGATGGTTATGCGTTGGTAGAAACGAATTACTGGGGTATGGAACATCAGGGAGCCATAGCTTACGGCAATAATTATCAGAATAACAAACAGGGCTTCGATTACATCATCGTGCATGAAAGCGCCCATGAATGGTGGGGCAATAATGTCTCCTGCAGTGATGTGGCGGAGTTGTGGATTCATGAATCTTTTGCAGCATATTCCGAGCCGCTCTATGTTGAATGTACACAAGGAAAGGATGCTGCCATAAAATACCTGGTCGGACAACGATGGAGCATATCAGACAAGTATCCGATCATTGGACCCTATAATGTCAATTTCCAGGGTACTGAGAATGACAATGACATGTATAACAAAGGAAGCTGGATGCTGCATACATTTCGTAGTGTACTCAATAATGATAGCCTGTTTTTCAGTGTGCTGAAAGGTATTCAGCTTCATTTCAGCATGCAGACAATCACCACTGATCAATTGATTGCTTATATCTGCCAGTCGGTGGGAAAAGACTATACTTTTTTCTTCAATCAGTATCTTCGGTATCCTTCTCCGCCAGTGCTTGAATACCGTGCCCGGCAAAAGGGAAAGGATACACGGCTGGAGTATCGCTGGCATACGGATGTTGCGGATTTCAACATGCCGGTGGAGGTTACCGACAGCTACCAGTCAGTTTTCGGGACAGTGACAAAGACCTTTATTCGATTAAATGCCACCAATGACTGGCAGACAGTTACTATTAAAGGGTTGGACGCAGGAAATTTTGATGTTAATACTGATATGTTTTATGTGAAAAAGCAGGAACTGAAGTAG
- a CDS encoding metallophosphoesterase, producing MSRYLPLLIAALILFVIDLYAYQAIRHTALSLSPVMKRVVAITYWMISAVTIGSIFLFAFYSPFEFPQAVRVIWFGAMIIAYLPKIIMLPFLLMDDSGRLVRWIAAAFAPKSLPAGGKVISRSDFLMQAGVLVSGLFMSGLIYGVLRGGYNYTTRRVLVKLPHLPEPFNGLRIVQISDIHSGSFTVTEPLRQAVALINAQKPDLVFFTGDLVNNQTNEVLPYIGIFKNISAKIGVYSILGNHDYGDYYTWPDEAAKKANLQQLADVHRALGWKLLRNEHVLLGEENNQLAIIGMENWGTRFQKYGDMSKSYAGAEKASVKLLLSHDPSHWDAEVRQRYKAVDITFSGHTHGAQMGIEIPGFRWSPSQYLYKQWAGLYQEGNQYLYVNRGLGFLAYPGRLGIAPEITVMELVKG from the coding sequence ATGAGCCGGTATCTCCCCTTGCTGATAGCAGCACTTATCTTGTTTGTCATTGACCTTTATGCTTACCAGGCTATCCGGCATACAGCGCTCAGTTTATCACCGGTTATGAAACGGGTAGTGGCCATCACCTATTGGATGATTTCTGCTGTAACTATTGGCAGTATTTTTCTCTTCGCCTTTTACAGTCCGTTCGAATTTCCACAGGCCGTGCGGGTTATTTGGTTTGGAGCAATGATCATAGCTTACCTGCCGAAAATAATAATGCTGCCGTTTCTCCTGATGGATGACTCCGGCAGACTGGTACGATGGATCGCCGCCGCTTTCGCGCCAAAATCGTTGCCTGCCGGCGGAAAAGTCATCAGCCGTTCCGATTTTCTGATGCAGGCAGGCGTCTTAGTTTCGGGATTGTTTATGAGCGGATTGATCTATGGTGTGTTACGCGGAGGCTATAATTATACCACAAGACGGGTTTTGGTTAAACTGCCGCACCTGCCGGAGCCGTTCAACGGGTTACGTATTGTTCAGATTTCCGATATACACAGCGGAAGTTTCACAGTTACAGAACCATTAAGGCAAGCAGTTGCATTGATCAATGCTCAAAAGCCCGACCTGGTCTTCTTCACCGGTGATCTGGTGAACAATCAAACCAATGAAGTGCTGCCATACATTGGCATCTTTAAAAATATCAGTGCTAAAATCGGCGTCTATTCCATCTTAGGCAACCATGACTATGGAGATTATTACACATGGCCGGATGAAGCAGCAAAAAAGGCTAATCTTCAGCAACTCGCCGATGTTCACAGGGCATTAGGATGGAAGTTATTGCGGAATGAGCATGTGCTGCTGGGTGAAGAAAATAATCAGTTGGCCATTATTGGGATGGAGAACTGGGGCACAAGGTTCCAGAAATATGGTGATATGTCGAAATCTTATGCAGGTGCTGAAAAAGCCAGTGTAAAATTGCTGCTCAGCCACGATCCTTCTCACTGGGATGCAGAAGTAAGGCAACGATATAAAGCGGTGGATATCACCTTTAGCGGCCATACCCATGGTGCGCAAATGGGGATTGAGATTCCGGGGTTCCGCTGGAGCCCTTCACAATACCTTTATAAGCAATGGGCCGGCTTGTATCAGGAAGGAAATCAATATCTCTATGTGAACAGGGGATTAGGATTCCTCGCTTATCCCGGAAGGCTTGGCATTGCTCCTGAAATTACGGTGATGGAGTTGGTAAAGGGATAA
- a CDS encoding PorT family protein, translating to MKKIVWQLMMLIAPLMAFAQQNSWTPEQQEQFKKQMEDFRLQLNSEMDQLRDSLAQMQMQMKEGEPGMPDSMNWNFAVPEPPPPPELFGDENSTMEIYAGDDSTEVRVGKWRISVDEGDDNDHVKFYRDDDCCPDEEKELKDIQTKFLLFDLGLNNYFASGLSSNFPAPYDPLVPNPGKSWVVNLHLFNQRLNLIDHHLWLSYGAFFEFNSYKYNSEEFMIPRIDSVAFQSSEVSLKKNKLACTYIGIPVMLRYESNRSNLNHSFHIAAGGFGEYLIGSHTKTKSTSNDKIKQHDDFNLNRFRYGITGRIGYGWASLFVNYSLSELFESGTGPVLYPASAGLALEF from the coding sequence ATGAAAAAAATTGTATGGCAGTTGATGATGCTGATAGCTCCGCTGATGGCTTTCGCGCAGCAAAATTCGTGGACACCGGAGCAGCAGGAACAGTTTAAAAAGCAGATGGAAGATTTCAGGCTGCAGCTCAACAGTGAAATGGATCAGCTTCGCGACTCATTGGCGCAGATGCAAATGCAAATGAAGGAAGGTGAACCCGGCATGCCCGACTCCATGAACTGGAATTTCGCTGTGCCTGAGCCACCGCCGCCACCGGAGCTGTTTGGTGATGAGAACAGCACCATGGAAATCTATGCCGGTGATGACAGCACGGAGGTGAGGGTAGGTAAATGGAGAATATCTGTAGACGAAGGAGATGACAATGATCATGTAAAGTTCTATCGTGATGATGATTGTTGCCCGGATGAAGAGAAAGAGTTGAAGGATATACAAACAAAGTTTTTGCTTTTTGATCTCGGCCTGAACAATTACTTCGCTTCCGGTCTCAGTTCAAATTTTCCGGCACCATACGATCCACTAGTTCCCAACCCCGGGAAGTCGTGGGTGGTAAACCTGCATTTGTTTAATCAACGGCTTAATCTCATTGATCATCACCTCTGGCTTTCCTATGGCGCTTTCTTCGAATTCAATTCGTATAAGTATAACAGTGAAGAATTCATGATACCAAGAATTGATTCAGTGGCATTCCAGTCCAGTGAAGTATCGCTGAAAAAGAATAAGCTTGCCTGCACCTACATCGGCATTCCGGTTATGTTGCGCTATGAATCCAACAGGTCAAACCTGAATCACTCCTTTCATATTGCAGCCGGCGGATTTGGCGAATACCTTATCGGGTCGCATACCAAAACAAAATCTACGAGCAACGACAAGATCAAGCAGCATGACGATTTTAACCTGAACCGGTTCCGTTATGGTATCACAGGCAGAATCGGCTATGGCTGGGCCAGCTTATTTGTAAACTATAGCTTGTCGGAGTTATTTGAAAGCGGCACAGGCCCCGTGTTATATCCTGCTTCCGCGGGGTTGGCTTTGGAATTTTAA